From the Vibrio tubiashii ATCC 19109 genome, the window CACACTGCATTAAGAGAAAATCAATAAAGTTGGGTACATCCCTAAAACTGGATCATTTTATTAGAATTTCAGTTTTAAGAGTTATTGACTCTTCTGGTCAGCTTGATGACAACATTATAAAAAAACTAATGATGAGCTTCGGCATTGAAAGAGGAGAAACAGCACAGGATGGCATGATTTATTACTTTATGATTGATGGTTTTTTGATTGGTTTCTACTTAAATGTTGAAAAAGATATACACGACGTTCGCACGCTACGTATTGCTGGTCAACTTAAGAACCGGAAGCAAATCCGGATACCTAAAGTAGAAATAGTGAATTTAAAGCAAGTTCACCAAGCCTTGAATACTGTTATTGATAAAGCAAAAGGGTCAACGCTTTGAAAAACTCAAATGACAGACACCTTCCATAACCTTTAAGAAAGAACATGAAAAACCTGAATACATTCTCGTCAGTCACTGAAAGAGATATCGATTTCGTTTTACTAGAAGAACTTAACACCTCAGAACAATTTGCTAACTGGTTGGTTACTCGAGTTACGGGTATCCCAAGCCAGAACCGGCCTATCGGTGCTTGGCATTCAGTGACTGACAACGTACTTGGTGAGTCCGATCTCGTTTTTATCTATGAGTCTGATGATTCATCCCATCAAGCTGTGTTGATCGAGAATAAAGTGGATGCACCCGCTCAGCCCAAACAAGCGGCTCGATATGAACAACGTGGAAAGGAAGGAGTTGAGAACGGTGATTGGGTAGACTTTTCGACCTGCTTAGTTGCCCCTCAGAAGTACTTAACGGCAACCTCAGAAATCTATCAAAGCCATATCTCCTATGAAGAGATAATGGCTTACTTCGCCTCTGGAAGTAATACACGAGGCATGTATAAAGCGAAGCTGATTAAGAGTGCTATCGATAAACAACGTAGAGGTTACAAGTCGACAGTTAGCAATGAGATGACCAACTTTGCTGAGCGTTATTTAGAGTATGTACAAAAGCACCATCCACAATTAAACCCTGAAAAAGCAAAACCAAGAGCAGCGGGTAATACTTGGATTCGCTTCTACCCAATTCCAAACGACAAAATGACGCAAATCGTACATCAGATTTATGGCAATGTTGTCAAGATCATGCTGTTTAATCAGGCCGCCAAATTTGACTTTATATCTGAACAAATAGCGCCGAATATCGATGACAACGTATCCATGTATATTTCAGGTAAGTCGGTCATTATAGAGGCTGGAGTACCAGATATTGATCCTATTGCTCAACAATTTGATGATGTCATTTTTGAAATCAAAGAAGCGATTGAAATAGCTCTTAGGTTAAAGCGAATATTGCTAGCTATTAAAAACTAAGATTTAGGGTCGATGCGAGGTTCTAATCTTCTGAGATAGGGCGGCGGCTTGTGGTGAAAGTCCTGGCAGTTCCATTGATTAAGATTTTTTACAAGTTATTAACCCGAAACAAAACCTGAAGTTTTCCGCTTCTACGCTCAATTCATAGCTTGTAGAGATTAACCAAAGTTGATTGAGAACAAGTAACAGTCTCTTTGTCGAATGAAAAACGAATAATGGCCGACTGTTGTCGGCCATTATTCGTTTTAATGAGGGTAGAGCGTTACGCTTGTTGGGTTTCTAGCTCTTCATCTTTTACGGTTTGCTTCATTAAGCGGCTGGTAATGGTGCCGGCAGTCATTGCGCCTGAAACGTTTAGTGCGGTACGTGCCATATCGATAAGTGGTTCGATAGAGATTAATAGCGCAGCAATCGTAACAGGTAAGCCCATTGCTGGTAGCACGATAAGAGCTGCAAACGTCGCGCCGCCACCTACACCTGCGATACCAAATGAACTAATCACAATAATGGCAATCAAAGAAAGAATGAAGTTGATGTCCATTGGGTCGATGCCAACACTTGGCGCGACCATGACTGCTAGCATCGCAGGGTAGATACCTGCACAACCATTCTGGCCGATAGTGGCACCAAACGAAGCTGATAGGTTAGCAATTGCTGGTGGAACGCGTAGCTTGTTGATTTGTGCTTCAACGTTTAAAGGAATCGTTGCCGCTGAGCTACGTGAAGTAAAGGCGAAAGTCAGTACTGGCCAAATCTTCTGGAAGTACTCTTTAGGGCTCACGCCGACAAAAGAGACTAGCACACCGTGGACAACGAACATCAGCGCAATTGCTACATAAGAAGCGACAATGAAGCCTAACAGGTTAAGAATATCGGAGGCACTTGAGGTCGCAACCACTTTTGCCATTAGTGCAGCGATACCATAAGGCGTAAGTGCCATGATCATCTTAACTAAGCGCATAACAATAGATTGAGCCGCTTCGACAAACGTGCGAATTGGTGTCTCTAACTCTTGCTTCTCAGCCATTACTTTACGCGCTGCAATACCAGTGAGCACGCCAAAGATAACCACTGCGATGATCGAAGTAGAACGAGCACCAGTCAGGTCGGCAAAGGGGTTGGTTGGAATAAAGCTAACCAGCATTTGTGGGATGGTGAGATCACTCACGCGATCGGCACGCGTTTCTAGGGCGGCGATACGTGCTGTTTCACGAGCACCTTCTGTTAAACCTTCTGCACTTAGACCAAATGCTTGAGTGACAACGATACCGATCAAAGCGGATATAGCCGTTGTTGCCAGCAATACTGAAATAGTTAAGCCCGAGATCTTACCCAGAGCGCCGCCTTTTTCTAGCTTAACGACCGCGGCGATCATCGACACTAATACTAATGGCATGATGATCATTTTCAACAGGCCAACATAGCCTCGACCGACCACATTTACCCATTCTAGCGTTTGAGCGATAACGGGATTGCCTTCACCGAAGATGAGTTGAAGCGCTAAACCGAAAGCACTACCAAAGACGAGACCAAGTAAGACGAGACGCGATAAAGTGTTCTCTTTTTTCTGCTGTCCGTAGAGGAAAAAGAGAATGCCAACAAATACCGCTAGCGAAGCGATAACCACTACTGACATATTTACATATCCTTTAGTTTTTAATGATGATATTGATAGAATTAATATCTTATGGAATTTGATTCGGTATGAAGGGTAATGATTTGAAATACTCAATTGAAGTTACAAAAGGGTATTAAATATAGCTAACGGTTATTAACATTTGCTAACAGTGTGGAAGGTGTTCACATAACGGTGAAATTGAGCGGTTTATTGATACTTTTTAAGCACTTTTCGCATCGCAACGCTATCGGCCGTTTCTCGTTTTTTATTGGAATGGGAAAAAAGTAGATACTGCATCGCCAATGATACGTCAGAGGCTTCAATCGGAATTAGCTTGGCAAGTGGACCAATCATTAGTGGCTGACAAACCTTCAGCATGGTTTGGGTGACGACTTCGTCTTTACGTGGCTGCTCACGTAACCCTTTTAAAGGACCTGGGCGAACGAAGACGACACGATCAAAGCCCATTCGTTCAATGGTTAGCTCCATGCGTCCTTTGCATCGTAGGTAGTGGGAAAATGAACGGGCAGATGCCCCGTAACTTGAGACGACGGCTAACTGCTTGACACCGAGTAGCTTCATTTCTTGAGCAACATCGCACACCAGTTGATAGTCAACGCTTTCTAATGCTTGTTTGGAGCCAGCTTGTTTAAGTGTTGTACCTAGGCAAATGAAACCAAACTTCGGTCGTGGTTTTTCTTCATCCCATTCTTGGATACGTAGCTCCGGGTGCTGGATCTCTTCAAGCTTGGAGTGGAAGAAGGGAAGCTTACGGCGAGTAAGGGCATAGATGCGCTCAATGGGCTCACGTTCCAACATCTGCTTAATCAGCTCGTTGCCGATCAGACCTGTGCTGCCTGCTGTGATGACAGTGATGTTGTTTGAATTATCCAAGATGAACAAGCCTATTTGCAAAGTACACATTCGACGAATGGTTGAGCATCTTACAATCAAGCTGGAAAGTCTGTGATCTGAAACAAGATTGAAACACCTAGAATGAAACTTAGACCGCAGATTTGAGTAGGGAAGCTTATTGGGTCAATTAGACCTCGCGCTGGGCGAGGTCTGATCTGCGGGTTATGTTAATGATAGAGGGACTTTCTTTTGGTTGCGTTGCTGTGGTTTGTTCTGTTTTTGTTTTTTCGAATGTTGATTGGCAATCATAAAACCTCCTTGCACTATCAATCGGGAGAAAACAATGTCACGACGAAATGTAATGCACAGTTTGTGCCGTTATAAACGTTCTCCCTAACCTAAAAGATAGGCGTATTTGGCGAAAAATTTCAGTTTTGTGGTCAAATTCGGAATCGTTTTGCAAATTGGCGAGGTCAATGAACCATGGATAAAGCGTGTTAACTGTTTGATTTCAAGTTACACTCAAGCCAATAGGAACCGCTCAGAAAGGAAAAGGGATGAACATCGAGCTCAGCACGCTGGCCCCCACCCAAATTTATCATTTGATGACACAAACCGTCATTCCAAGACCTATCGCTTGGGTATTGACCGATTCAGAACAAGACAACTACAACCTTGCGCCATTTTCTTACTTTACGGCCGTTTCAAGTAACCCGCCTTTGTTGATGTTTTCTGTGGGTAAAAAGCCTTCAGGAGAGGTGAAAGACACAACACGGAATGTCTTAGAAACCGGAAAAATGGTTATTCATATCGCTCATCATGATTCTGCTAATGATGTGACTCAAACTGCTGCAACGCTTGAACATGGTGAGTCTGAAATTGAAGCAACGGGGGTAGAGTTGACGGATTTTGATGGCTTCGATTTACCGAGGGTTAAAGACTGTCCTATTGCTTTTGCGTGCAAACTGTATGAAGTGAAAGAGATTGGTGAAACACCACAAAGCCTTATCTTCGCCGAAATTGAAAAAGTATATATTGCGCCAGAGGTTATCGGCGAGCGCAGCGACCGCTTAGTGGTTGATGCACTTAAAGTGAACCCTCTCTCGCGTTTAGGTGGTAGCCAATATGCCACGCTTAATAACGTCTTCTCTGTCGCTCGACCTAAATAGATTAATGCCATGCTAGACCAAACTCATTCAGATGCTATCTGGCATCGTATTAACCAAAAAACCAAACCACTCGGCGCATTGGGTCAATTAGAAGACCTTGCCCATCAAATCGCATTGATTCAGAGTCAGGCTAGAAGTGACGTCGTCACCGCTATTGAAGTGACTAAGCCGACCGCGATTGTTTTTGCTGGAGATCATGGCATTGCCGACGAAGGCATCAGTATTGCACCGAGTGCAGTCACCCAACAGATGGTGCTTAATTTTCTAGCGGGTGGTGCAGCAATTAACTGTTTTTGCCGAACCAACAAAGTAGAGCTGGTAGTGGTGGATACCGGAATCCTGTTACCGGTTGAGCATGAATCCAGTGCGTTTATTGTTCAGCGACTCGGTGAGCGTACCAATAACTTTTCACGTCAAGCAGCGATGAGCCTTGAAACGGCGCAGCATGGCATTGATTTGGGTAAACAGTTAATAACCAATATCATCGATTCTGGTTCAAACCTAGTGATGTTTGGTGAAATGGGTATTGGCAATACCAGTAGTGCCGCCGCCATTCTAAGCGCTCTGAGTGGTAAAAATGTCGAAGAGTGTGTCGGTCGCGGAACAGGCATCACCGACGAACAGCTAGCGAAGAAAATCGAATTGGTTGAAAAGGGTGTCTCGCGCTGTAAAGGTTTGGGCATTATCGAAGTGCTGGCTGAAGTAGGTGGTTTTGAAATTGTTCAGATGGTAGGCGGTTTCCTCGCCGCAGCAGAACGCCAAATACCAGTCATTGTCGATGGCTTCATTGTTTCAGCCGCTGCTTATGCCGCATCACTGATTAATCCAAACTGCCGCGATGTCATGATTTTCGCTCATCAATCGCATGAAGCGGGGCATCAACACTTATTGGCTGAACTCGACGCCAAACCTTTATTGGATCTTTCGCTTCGATTAGGTGAAGGAACAGGGGCAGTGCTTGCGATGCCGTTAGTTTATGCTGCGACTGAGTTTTATAACCATATGGCAAGCTTTGAAGAAGCAGGAGTCGTGGTCGACTGATGCCTTCACTCAAGAATCAATATCAGTTATTCATGCTTGCATTGGGGTTCTTTTCTCGAATCCCAATGCCGGAAAATATCCCCTACAGCGAAGAGCGAATGAACCAAGCAGGGCGATACTTCGCTTTGGTCGGTTTATTATTGGGAAGCCTGTGCGCAGCGGTGCTGTGGAGCGCTCAACTGCTTTTCCCTGCGAGCGTCTCTATCTTCATAATGATGGTGTTTAGCCTATTGCTAACAGGGGCTTTCCATGAAGATGGATTAACTGATATGGCAGACGGCATCGGTGGAGGCATGACGATTGAGCGCCGCCTTACCATTATGAAAGATAGCCGTATCGGCACCTACGGGGCTAGCGCCTTGGTCATGGTACTGCTTGGTAAGTTTGTTTTATTGTCTGAGCTGATCCAGTTTGAGTCGATCTTATTGTTTGTGGTGGTCGCATATACTTTAAGCCGAGCCGTCGCTGCGTCGCTTATCTACGATATGCCCTATGTGAGTGACACAGACACCAGTAAGAGTAAACCTTTGGCGCAAAAACAGTCACGAGTAGAGTTATGGGTGCTGCTGACGACAGGTCTACTGCCATGTTTGATGCTTGGTTTAAGCACATCGGTCTGGCTAGTGGCTGTGGTATTAACATTTAGAGTACTGATTAAGCGTTGGTTAACAGCACGTATCGGCGGGTTTACTGGTGATTGCTTAGGTGCGGCTCAGCAAATTGGCGAGTTGCTTATTTATCTCACCTTGATTGCGATACAGGTAAACAGCTAATGACGATTCATTTGGTTTTAGGCGGTGCCCGTTCGGGCAAATCGAGTTTTGCAGAAGCTCAGACTGACATGATGAGCGCGCATAAAACGAAACACTATGTGGCGACTGCGATTGCATTTGATGATGAGATGAAAAATCGCATTGCACATCATCAAGCTTC encodes:
- a CDS encoding flavin reductase family protein; this encodes MNIELSTLAPTQIYHLMTQTVIPRPIAWVLTDSEQDNYNLAPFSYFTAVSSNPPLLMFSVGKKPSGEVKDTTRNVLETGKMVIHIAHHDSANDVTQTAATLEHGESEIEATGVELTDFDGFDLPRVKDCPIAFACKLYEVKEIGETPQSLIFAEIEKVYIAPEVIGERSDRLVVDALKVNPLSRLGGSQYATLNNVFSVARPK
- a CDS encoding PDDEXK-like family protein, coding for MKNLNTFSSVTERDIDFVLLEELNTSEQFANWLVTRVTGIPSQNRPIGAWHSVTDNVLGESDLVFIYESDDSSHQAVLIENKVDAPAQPKQAARYEQRGKEGVENGDWVDFSTCLVAPQKYLTATSEIYQSHISYEEIMAYFASGSNTRGMYKAKLIKSAIDKQRRGYKSTVSNEMTNFAERYLEYVQKHHPQLNPEKAKPRAAGNTWIRFYPIPNDKMTQIVHQIYGNVVKIMLFNQAAKFDFISEQIAPNIDDNVSMYISGKSVIIEAGVPDIDPIAQQFDDVIFEIKEAIEIALRLKRILLAIKN
- a CDS encoding adenosylcobinamide-GDP ribazoletransferase produces the protein MPSLKNQYQLFMLALGFFSRIPMPENIPYSEERMNQAGRYFALVGLLLGSLCAAVLWSAQLLFPASVSIFIMMVFSLLLTGAFHEDGLTDMADGIGGGMTIERRLTIMKDSRIGTYGASALVMVLLGKFVLLSELIQFESILLFVVVAYTLSRAVAASLIYDMPYVSDTDTSKSKPLAQKQSRVELWVLLTTGLLPCLMLGLSTSVWLVAVVLTFRVLIKRWLTARIGGFTGDCLGAAQQIGELLIYLTLIAIQVNS
- the cobT gene encoding nicotinate-nucleotide--dimethylbenzimidazole phosphoribosyltransferase, producing the protein MLDQTHSDAIWHRINQKTKPLGALGQLEDLAHQIALIQSQARSDVVTAIEVTKPTAIVFAGDHGIADEGISIAPSAVTQQMVLNFLAGGAAINCFCRTNKVELVVVDTGILLPVEHESSAFIVQRLGERTNNFSRQAAMSLETAQHGIDLGKQLITNIIDSGSNLVMFGEMGIGNTSSAAAILSALSGKNVEECVGRGTGITDEQLAKKIELVEKGVSRCKGLGIIEVLAEVGGFEIVQMVGGFLAAAERQIPVIVDGFIVSAAAYAASLINPNCRDVMIFAHQSHEAGHQHLLAELDAKPLLDLSLRLGEGTGAVLAMPLVYAATEFYNHMASFEEAGVVVD
- a CDS encoding L-cystine transporter; amino-acid sequence: MSVVVIASLAVFVGILFFLYGQQKKENTLSRLVLLGLVFGSAFGLALQLIFGEGNPVIAQTLEWVNVVGRGYVGLLKMIIMPLVLVSMIAAVVKLEKGGALGKISGLTISVLLATTAISALIGIVVTQAFGLSAEGLTEGARETARIAALETRADRVSDLTIPQMLVSFIPTNPFADLTGARSTSIIAVVIFGVLTGIAARKVMAEKQELETPIRTFVEAAQSIVMRLVKMIMALTPYGIAALMAKVVATSSASDILNLLGFIVASYVAIALMFVVHGVLVSFVGVSPKEYFQKIWPVLTFAFTSRSSAATIPLNVEAQINKLRVPPAIANLSASFGATIGQNGCAGIYPAMLAVMVAPSVGIDPMDINFILSLIAIIVISSFGIAGVGGGATFAALIVLPAMGLPVTIAALLISIEPLIDMARTALNVSGAMTAGTITSRLMKQTVKDEELETQQA
- a CDS encoding Rossmann-fold NAD(P)-binding domain-containing protein yields the protein MCTLQIGLFILDNSNNITVITAGSTGLIGNELIKQMLEREPIERIYALTRRKLPFFHSKLEEIQHPELRIQEWDEEKPRPKFGFICLGTTLKQAGSKQALESVDYQLVCDVAQEMKLLGVKQLAVVSSYGASARSFSHYLRCKGRMELTIERMGFDRVVFVRPGPLKGLREQPRKDEVVTQTMLKVCQPLMIGPLAKLIPIEASDVSLAMQYLLFSHSNKKRETADSVAMRKVLKKYQ